The genomic interval ATCTCGCTCTACCGCAGCGCCGGCTTTGTATCCTGTGAACCGTTCGCCGATTATCAGGCCAGCCCGCATAACCAGTTCATGAGGCTCGACCTGGCCAATTGAGCGGTCTTCGTATGCAGGCAATCGTCGGGAAAGCGTGCGCCGTCGCGGCGGATTGGCTCGACCTGTCAGATGGTTCGCGACCACCGCCGGGACAACAGCCAAAAGGCGCCGGCTACTGTGCATGGGGTTGTTTAGATGCTTCGGTCGGACGGCCTATTCGAGCTCGACGACCTGGCCGTTCGCCAGCGAGACACGGCGGTCCATGCGGCCGGCGAGCTCCATGTTGTGGGTCGCGATCAGCATCGAGACTTGCGTCGCCTTCACGAGCTGCATCAGCGCCTGGAAGACGTGGTCCGCGGTGACGGGATCGAGGTTGCCAGTCGGCTCGTCCGCAAACAGCACCCGCGGCGCATTTGCCACCGCACGCGCGATCGCCACGCGCTGCTGCTCGCCGCCCGATAGCTCGGCCGGGCGGTGGGTAATGCGGTCCTCGAGGCCGAGATAGGACAATATCTCCTTGGCGCGCTTGACGCTCTCGGAGCGCTTCAGGCCGCGGATCATCTGCGGCATCATGACGTTCTCGAGCGCGGTGAACTCCGGTAGCAGCCGGTGCGACTGGTAGACGAAGCCGATCTCGGTGCGTCTGATCTGGGTGCGCTCGATGTCGGGCAGTTGCGAGGTCGGCGAGCCCGAGACGTAGACTTCGCCGGCGTCAGGCGTCTCCAGGAGGCCCGCGATGTGCAGCAGCGTCGACTTGCCCGAGCCTGATGGTGCCACCAGCGCCACCGACTGTCCCGGCCACAGCGCGAGCTTTGCGCCGTCAAGGATGGTCAAGGGCACTTCGCCCTGCATGTACTGCCGCTTTATCTCGTGGAGATAAATGACCGGTACATCTTCTGCCCCCTGCTCCATCAGCCCCTCACTCGTACCGCAGCGCTTCGACAGGATCGAGGCGCGCGGCGCGCCACGACGGGTAGAGCGTCGCGAGGAA from Bradyrhizobium arachidis carries:
- a CDS encoding ABC transporter ATP-binding protein, with product MEQGAEDVPVIYLHEIKRQYMQGEVPLTILDGAKLALWPGQSVALVAPSGSGKSTLLHIAGLLETPDAGEVYVSGSPTSQLPDIERTQIRRTEIGFVYQSHRLLPEFTALENVMMPQMIRGLKRSESVKRAKEILSYLGLEDRITHRPAELSGGEQQRVAIARAVANAPRVLFADEPTGNLDPVTADHVFQALMQLVKATQVSMLIATHNMELAGRMDRRVSLANGQVVELE